In Candidatus Bathyarchaeia archaeon, the following are encoded in one genomic region:
- a CDS encoding NnrU family protein: MGYKRNVYSIIALSSYARNWSSEFGERYRFVIFAKEFIVGRVIALIGFTLFLVAGIQFLRDRARGANVIKTGLYSVVRHPQYLGTIITTIGLTVMVLTLGGNPQIILSWLIQVLGYVILARYEELRLEKQHVEDFRQYRRNVPFMFPAKCPSKIPETIFTILIAIIISLVFLIFPFELIRIR, encoded by the coding sequence TTGGGCTATAAGCGTAATGTCTATTCCATTATTGCCTTATCTAGTTATGCTCGCAACTGGTCATCTGAATTTGGAGAGAGATATCGATTTGTTATTTTTGCGAAGGAATTTATTGTTGGCAGGGTAATAGCTTTGATTGGATTTACATTGTTTTTGGTTGCAGGGATACAGTTCCTTAGAGACCGCGCTAGAGGTGCTAATGTTATTAAAACAGGCTTATATTCGGTTGTTAGGCATCCTCAATACTTAGGAACAATAATCACTACCATCGGGCTAACCGTAATGGTTCTAACGTTAGGGGGCAATCCACAGATCATACTCTCTTGGTTGATACAAGTTCTGGGATACGTTATTTTAGCCAGATATGAAGAATTGCGTCTTGAGAAACAACATGTAGAGGATTTTCGTCAATATAGACGAAATGTTCCCTTTATGTTCCCAGCAAAGTGTCCATCCAAAATTCCAGAAACAATATTCACGATTTTAATAGCCATTATCATTTCCCTTGTTTTCTTAATTTTTCCTTTTGAGTTAATTCGCATCCGTTGA
- a CDS encoding fibronectin type III domain-containing protein, whose amino-acid sequence MNEVNTQLGFFSESQLLENPSDWFTTGQAADLMLGPVGLEESGGPSFLNHPMGVATDGARLFVADTCNNRVLIWNSIPTTNYAPADIVVGQPDFTSSVSRGGQNGLNWPVSVAVAGSKLFVADTGNNRILIWNSIPTTNFAPADVVVGRHDFETCEDLPHTEFTRDLLRWPWGVCSDGTRLFVADTRVGRVLAWNAIPTENGVSADLVLGKFDFDHPYNPDDYDPLIYPELMVTPRGIRSDGNRLIINDHDGWLRIWNTIPTTNGTPCDYIAQYSNSETEPGFDGNRILVAQGHGIFIWNSIIDFMDNKSPNVILGNPSFPGVSRDKMLSPRSIATDGQHIIVAERYGSRVLIWNSIPTENYTLPDVVLGQPDFDTNMFLSQVGVDQIAGISTDGANLLTAHSGEARIMIWKSLPEIECQPADLILGWSDFDPTSRIGGTGMVDGWGVFTDGTRVFATDTARSKVLIWNTFPTVNGQPPDVELGRAGEAGRYGLNQPFRLASDGKRLVVADWFNNRVLIWNTIPQENDAPADLVVGQPDFNSTEPRTGLAGLSQPISVFTDGKRLYVGERGPPCRILIWNTFPTQNGQPADIEIVTFQIDSLLCGLSPYDIFSDGDHLFATDNSGNRAFIWNTIPTSSNQAPDIVLGQPNFNSTWASISRYGLNTPTCVSFDGIHLWVGETTWSHRVLRFSIPNPRSVILKPPFNVKANSMTLIWSQATRDDFTRYEVHMSTEPGFTPTNETLLVTITDRANTSYTVSGLSLNTIYYFKIRSYYTDGLYGDSVQRWATTLAEQTSYSIWNFEINAEEKNFTVQIMSNGTISAFEFLQADRKIAFNITGSLNKVAFCNVTIPRQLLDGPFSIRFDDVPITDVIENWNETHTMLHFTITLSQHKIEIIGTSVIPEFSSPLILAPFITVTILTVILHKKDSHRNHRQHKENQ is encoded by the coding sequence ATGAATGAAGTAAACACGCAACTTGGCTTCTTTTCAGAAAGTCAATTGCTTGAGAACCCGTCCGATTGGTTCACAACGGGGCAAGCGGCAGACCTAATGTTGGGACCCGTTGGGCTTGAGGAAAGTGGGGGGCCATCGTTTCTAAACCATCCCATGGGCGTAGCTACAGATGGCGCGCGTCTATTTGTCGCGGACACTTGTAACAATCGAGTACTGATTTGGAATTCAATTCCCACAACAAATTATGCTCCGGCAGATATCGTGGTTGGTCAACCAGATTTCACGAGTTCTGTCTCTCGCGGTGGTCAGAACGGTTTAAACTGGCCAGTAAGCGTCGCAGTTGCCGGTTCAAAACTTTTTGTTGCTGACACTGGCAATAACCGAATTCTAATATGGAACAGTATTCCAACTACCAATTTTGCACCTGCAGATGTTGTTGTTGGGCGTCATGATTTTGAAACTTGCGAGGATCTTCCTCACACCGAATTTACTAGGGATTTGTTGCGCTGGCCTTGGGGAGTCTGCTCAGATGGCACGAGACTTTTTGTTGCAGACACACGAGTGGGTAGGGTGCTGGCTTGGAATGCTATTCCGACAGAGAATGGGGTGTCAGCAGATTTGGTGTTGGGCAAATTTGATTTTGACCATCCTTACAATCCAGACGATTATGATCCACTTATATACCCCGAGTTGATGGTAACTCCGCGAGGGATCCGTTCAGATGGAAATCGCCTCATAATTAATGATCACGACGGTTGGCTGCGCATATGGAATACTATACCAACCACGAATGGAACACCTTGCGATTACATTGCACAATATAGTAATTCTGAAACTGAACCGGGCTTTGACGGCAATCGCATACTTGTAGCCCAAGGGCACGGCATATTCATATGGAACTCTATCATAGATTTTATGGATAATAAGTCTCCAAACGTAATCTTGGGCAATCCCTCTTTTCCTGGTGTCAGCAGAGATAAAATGTTGTCTCCGCGTTCCATAGCTACAGACGGCCAGCACATCATCGTTGCCGAGCGGTATGGAAGTAGAGTTTTAATCTGGAACAGCATTCCAACCGAGAACTATACGTTACCTGATGTTGTGCTAGGACAGCCTGACTTTGACACAAACATGTTTCTATCTCAGGTAGGAGTGGATCAAATTGCAGGTATAAGCACTGACGGTGCCAACCTTCTTACAGCACACAGCGGCGAAGCTAGAATCATGATCTGGAAAAGCTTACCCGAAATAGAATGCCAACCAGCAGACCTCATATTAGGATGGAGTGACTTTGATCCTACTAGTAGGATAGGAGGCACAGGAATGGTGGATGGATGGGGAGTCTTCACGGATGGAACCAGAGTTTTTGCCACAGATACTGCTCGAAGTAAAGTGCTCATATGGAATACTTTTCCAACAGTGAACGGGCAGCCACCAGATGTCGAACTAGGACGCGCTGGAGAAGCAGGAAGATATGGCTTAAATCAACCTTTTAGACTCGCAAGTGATGGAAAAAGGCTTGTAGTCGCTGATTGGTTCAATAATCGAGTTTTAATATGGAACACCATTCCTCAAGAAAACGATGCGCCAGCCGATCTCGTAGTAGGTCAACCAGATTTCAACTCAACAGAACCTAGAACTGGCCTCGCGGGATTAAGCCAACCAATCTCGGTCTTTACAGATGGGAAACGACTTTACGTAGGAGAACGAGGACCACCATGCAGGATATTAATTTGGAATACGTTCCCCACTCAAAACGGGCAGCCCGCTGATATCGAGATAGTCACATTCCAGATCGATTCACTTTTGTGCGGGTTGTCTCCCTATGACATATTTTCAGACGGAGACCATCTTTTTGCAACAGACAACAGTGGGAATCGCGCGTTTATTTGGAACACCATTCCAACAAGCAGTAATCAAGCGCCCGACATAGTTCTAGGTCAGCCTAACTTCAATTCCACATGGGCGTCGATTAGTCGCTACGGTCTAAACACCCCCACTTGTGTCTCATTCGACGGAATTCACCTTTGGGTAGGCGAAACAACATGGAGCCATCGCGTCCTACGATTCTCAATCCCTAACCCAAGATCAGTAATACTAAAGCCACCATTCAATGTTAAAGCGAACTCGATGACACTGATATGGTCCCAAGCCACAAGGGACGATTTCACACGCTATGAAGTTCACATGTCAACAGAGCCAGGATTCACTCCCACCAATGAAACGCTTCTCGTCACCATAACAGATAGGGCAAACACCTCATATACTGTAAGCGGTTTATCTCTAAACACCATTTACTACTTCAAAATAAGATCTTATTACACCGACGGACTATACGGTGATTCAGTTCAAAGGTGGGCAACAACGCTTGCTGAACAAACCTCCTACAGTATTTGGAATTTCGAAATAAATGCTGAGGAAAAAAACTTTACAGTTCAGATAATGTCAAATGGAACAATTTCAGCATTCGAGTTTCTGCAAGCCGATAGGAAGATAGCCTTCAACATTACTGGATCTTTGAATAAAGTTGCCTTCTGCAATGTCACTATTCCAAGACAGCTGTTGGATGGTCCATTCAGCATAAGATTTGACGATGTACCTATAACAGATGTAATCGAAAACTGGAATGAAACCCACACGATGCTTCATTTCACCATAACGTTAAGCCAACACAAAATAGAAATAATAGGTACTAGCGTCATCCCTGAATTTTCATCACCTCTCATTTTGGCACCATTCATAACAGTAACAATACTAACAGTGATACTCCACAAAAAAGACAGCCACCGTAACCATAGGCAACACAAAGAAAACCAATAA
- a CDS encoding helix-turn-helix domain-containing protein, whose protein sequence is MESVVKRLQRIGLTEYEAKVYLSLLNDHITTATKLSEKSGVPRTKIYSVLETLARRGWIKIYSGVPLLFKAIDPKDIFEKVKSEYADFLNSVKTTLEKEVIEMKEKFVIKKFDLGLENLKEEIKKAKTIQISNATTDFLKKISKAFSKDAAVKVLLFPGERKIADENVEFKEAEMKIVCIIKGKEVPSISVILDESRTFTVFKDPVDDYYIVDEMLYDECSKCFGEWYNLGWNAAQKTQGEDACQ, encoded by the coding sequence ATGGAGAGCGTCGTCAAGAGGTTGCAGCGAATTGGGCTTACGGAATATGAGGCGAAAGTGTATCTCAGTTTACTAAATGATCATATAACGACTGCTACAAAGTTGTCGGAAAAGTCCGGCGTGCCAAGAACGAAGATTTACTCAGTTCTGGAAACATTGGCTCGTAGAGGATGGATTAAGATTTATTCTGGCGTTCCGCTCTTATTCAAGGCTATTGACCCTAAAGATATTTTCGAGAAAGTCAAAAGTGAGTATGCCGATTTTCTGAACTCTGTAAAGACGACGCTTGAAAAAGAGGTGATTGAAATGAAAGAGAAGTTTGTAATCAAAAAGTTTGATCTTGGATTGGAAAACCTTAAGGAAGAAATAAAGAAAGCCAAAACCATACAGATAAGCAACGCAACTACAGACTTTCTAAAGAAGATAAGCAAAGCATTCAGCAAAGATGCTGCGGTGAAAGTTCTTCTTTTCCCTGGAGAAAGAAAAATCGCTGACGAAAACGTTGAATTCAAGGAGGCGGAAATGAAGATAGTCTGTATAATAAAGGGAAAGGAAGTGCCGTCGATATCCGTTATCCTTGATGAGAGCAGAACGTTTACCGTATTTAAAGACCCAGTAGATGACTACTATATTGTGGACGAAATGCTATATGATGAATGCTCAAAATGCTTCGGAGAATGGTACAACCTAGGCTGGAATGCCGCACAAAAAACACAAGGTGAAGACGCATGCCAATAG
- a CDS encoding DUF1805 domain-containing protein — translation MIDVSPLKVNGKTCLGLRVDLPGSPPLLLIIAEKGFVMCGFLNVEAAERLGVVAAMVSGVKTFEEVLNAQVKAATSKAKNLGVEAGMKGSDALKRMF, via the coding sequence ATGATTGATGTTTCGCCTTTGAAGGTTAATGGTAAAACGTGTTTGGGTTTGCGTGTGGATTTGCCGGGTTCGCCGCCTTTGCTTTTGATTATTGCTGAGAAGGGTTTTGTGATGTGTGGTTTTCTTAATGTGGAGGCTGCGGAAAGGTTGGGAGTGGTTGCTGCGATGGTTAGTGGAGTGAAAACGTTTGAGGAAGTGTTGAATGCGCAGGTTAAAGCAGCTACGTCGAAAGCGAAAAATCTTGGTGTAGAAGCTGGAATGAAGGGTTCTGATGCTCTGAAACGTATGTTCTGA
- the pgsA gene encoding archaetidylinositol phosphate synthase: MLTKLKQKIQQILTTEAETAHKIGLTPNTVSAIGIILAFLSATTYTMWQNNPTYLLLATLLLLSSGFCDALDGVIARLYQQTTIFGGFLDSLLDRYADAAVYVGIIIGGLCNALWGIIALIGSLLVSYSRARAEAAGIKMETIGLAERAERILIIAIATLIAYFWQPTTIINASIILLAILTNLTVIQRSVYTYKKLKKKETN, from the coding sequence ATGCTGACAAAACTAAAGCAGAAAATTCAACAAATACTCACCACAGAAGCAGAAACAGCCCACAAGATAGGCTTGACACCCAACACCGTGAGCGCCATCGGCATAATCCTAGCGTTTCTCTCTGCTACCACATACACAATGTGGCAAAACAACCCCACTTACCTATTGCTCGCAACACTGTTGCTTCTGTCTTCTGGCTTCTGCGACGCACTAGATGGCGTAATAGCAAGACTATATCAACAAACAACGATTTTCGGAGGTTTTCTAGACTCCTTACTAGATAGATATGCTGATGCTGCCGTATACGTAGGCATAATTATAGGCGGCTTATGCAATGCCCTATGGGGAATAATAGCTTTAATTGGCTCACTACTCGTAAGTTATTCCCGCGCAAGAGCAGAAGCTGCAGGAATAAAAATGGAAACAATAGGCTTAGCAGAAAGAGCAGAACGCATACTCATAATAGCCATTGCAACATTAATCGCTTATTTCTGGCAACCAACAACCATCATAAACGCAAGCATAATCCTACTCGCAATACTCACAAACCTAACAGTCATACAAAGAAGCGTCTACACCTACAAAAAACTAAAGAAAAAAGAAACAAACTAA
- a CDS encoding 30S ribosomal protein S26e translates to MPFKRKSRGRSKGGKGSSGTVQCAMCGQQVPRDKAKKVTRRSSLVDAQLARELRQKGTYMGSWIDTKYYCVSCAVHRGIVKVRARDERRMRPRRRF, encoded by the coding sequence TTGCCGTTCAAACGGAAAAGCCGTGGAAGGTCTAAAGGCGGTAAAGGCAGTAGCGGCACTGTTCAATGCGCCATGTGCGGGCAGCAGGTGCCTCGGGACAAAGCTAAGAAGGTTACTCGTAGGAGCTCGCTTGTTGATGCGCAATTGGCTCGGGAGCTTCGTCAGAAGGGTACTTATATGGGTTCTTGGATTGACACGAAGTATTATTGTGTCTCTTGTGCTGTGCATCGTGGTATTGTGAAGGTTAGGGCTCGAGACGAGAGACGGATGCGCCCGAGAAGACGGTTTTAG
- a CDS encoding DUF4438 domain-containing protein codes for MLRINTDKLVKISVVGEVVSPVFGRSIYDISAEGVPMVLPGVGGITYNVRVGDPACGWEADHVEPGVSIENKENDPRFGQGANAALNVLSCVGNEAVVVSGDAKGAKGVVTGKHGGIEHVLVDFPPEILEKLMLGDKVLVKAFGVGLKLLDFPEIKVMNMDPRFLESLNCESKDGKLEVPVAHVVPASIMGSGLGANQTYSGDYDIQLFDESTRKEFGLDDLRLGDLVAILDADHSFGRIYRKGAVSVGIVVHTDCVTSGHGPGVTTLFTSSTGRIVPKIDAKANIALLMKLRTDI; via the coding sequence TTGTTAAGAATAAATACAGACAAGCTAGTGAAAATTTCAGTTGTAGGTGAAGTTGTTAGTCCAGTTTTTGGAAGAAGCATATATGACATTTCAGCAGAAGGCGTTCCAATGGTTCTTCCCGGCGTCGGCGGCATAACCTATAACGTACGAGTAGGCGATCCAGCATGTGGATGGGAAGCAGACCACGTTGAGCCAGGCGTAAGCATAGAGAACAAAGAGAATGATCCGCGTTTTGGGCAAGGTGCAAACGCGGCTTTAAATGTACTTTCTTGTGTTGGAAACGAGGCAGTGGTGGTTTCTGGGGATGCAAAAGGCGCAAAGGGAGTTGTAACCGGAAAGCATGGTGGTATTGAACATGTGTTAGTTGACTTTCCGCCTGAAATTCTTGAGAAACTAATGCTTGGAGACAAAGTGCTTGTGAAAGCTTTCGGTGTAGGCTTAAAACTTCTTGATTTTCCAGAGATCAAGGTTATGAACATGGATCCACGTTTTCTTGAATCTTTGAATTGTGAGTCTAAAGATGGTAAACTGGAGGTTCCAGTGGCGCATGTTGTTCCAGCTTCGATTATGGGGTCGGGTTTAGGTGCTAACCAGACGTACTCTGGAGATTATGATATTCAGCTTTTTGATGAAAGTACTAGGAAGGAATTTGGGCTTGATGATTTGAGGCTCGGTGATTTGGTGGCTATTTTAGATGCAGACCATTCATTCGGGCGGATTTATCGCAAAGGTGCTGTTTCTGTTGGCATAGTCGTGCACACGGATTGCGTGACGTCGGGTCATGGACCTGGAGTTACTACGCTTTTCACGTCTTCTACTGGAAGAATTGTTCCGAAGATTGATGCTAAGGCGAACATTGCTTTGCTTATGAAGTTGAGAACAGATATATAA
- a CDS encoding CBS domain-containing protein produces the protein MSDIGLRSSKMLVKDVMSSPVVTIEENAPTNKVAELIDKHGLGCIIVTSKQGKPLGIITERDLVTRVVAKNVKPEMIKAKDVMTTPLITIEPDETISEAAKRMNRLNIRRLGVMYKGQLIGLVSSKDVLAVMPELIETIQERALIEGENRAQEAEEESAPLSGYCDRCGGWSDNLQEFNGEFLCEDCRVEVESEE, from the coding sequence ATGTCAGACATAGGATTAAGGTCCTCCAAAATGCTAGTCAAAGATGTCATGAGCAGCCCAGTAGTAACCATAGAAGAAAACGCACCAACCAACAAGGTTGCAGAGCTCATTGACAAACACGGTTTAGGCTGCATAATAGTGACAAGCAAACAAGGAAAACCACTTGGCATAATCACGGAAAGAGACCTTGTCACAAGAGTAGTAGCCAAAAATGTTAAGCCAGAAATGATAAAGGCTAAAGACGTCATGACCACACCACTGATAACCATAGAACCCGACGAAACAATAAGCGAAGCAGCAAAAAGAATGAATCGGCTGAACATCAGAAGGTTAGGGGTCATGTATAAAGGGCAACTGATTGGGCTGGTTTCAAGCAAAGACGTTTTAGCAGTTATGCCAGAACTCATAGAAACAATCCAAGAAAGAGCGCTTATAGAAGGCGAAAACAGAGCCCAAGAAGCAGAAGAAGAAAGTGCGCCTCTCAGCGGATACTGCGACCGATGTGGAGGTTGGTCGGATAACTTGCAAGAATTTAACGGCGAATTTCTATGTGAGGACTGTAGAGTTGAAGTAGAAAGTGAGGAATAA